Proteins co-encoded in one Solea senegalensis isolate Sse05_10M linkage group LG8, IFAPA_SoseM_1, whole genome shotgun sequence genomic window:
- the LOC122773425 gene encoding protein KIAA0100-like isoform X3 has product MSLLLFSFLLILLLGIVLLCLIFRWLICTLAVRFFHTALNADLKIKSVGLFSVQGVSIQFHPQHTLEIDRIWISSKLLNQDLPRYLALCVGETRVRFDLQAPLSPLVKKSHEKKPGKISISPTKLRFLSQMLSFHISSINVMVVNLALSESLWHMTIAGITLLLDHQGKRLAWDFSVGQLSSKVLKNSQMDICLAEVALSLLLSGDVSLPDMKPGSLSLSVRTLIAELHEGLFLSHVLLPASPSKTDHEASDNERTEFIQTEAVERFHQLIPHDISVEFDNTNVILSMHSQKRHLNWTLKSLKVSYGRGYEQLHLKNFTPELSFPQSSLELRLEDGLLLSQSRQRILCVNSLKTTLQVTSIDIAGSFTVSTCIIHYRHQEFSHWLNLFPWEQLIHRKAAHKKRRLPHLDAPVMITSSVSNVNVSVQLGDTTPFALGFLSANAELQHLPDIKAEAESPESQNIHQRASLCLDNFWWRVGQGSHIQQAPHPPGKHVWGEALILDTFTLQGSFNRPRLEFSGHPPSLSVESRLKGLQVELSETCSLCLSRLLSLLCVPGLTEPQQSHVAAVTPTADDSAQNILSSQPHLLFKVDCCLEEVNVFTLSNLAGAVSLRMDTVGVLSSAESSSVSLQGLSLSVVKVLADNMETCCPASQTPNSVLKLTNIAFSYHLTTHTLQVQSEDKLIVEWTPPDHMVLYQHMSEAQACWQMLRGDGGADSPVGAVQSEGVTGQSRVLCVRVELGSTRLTAHVSEQNFILLHTEGLSVSKHAGSMHIRSPSLVFNFDGNDIVTFKSLDVEAHADLAEMQLHRDAFPFLTAPHNHIWILTCPSMSVEFPYQYNFSNTFDKAISVQKWLKTLHRSPSHTPTVQRLPPDVVFKISQFSFVFLDDVFEIKLRDNYELMKDENKESAKRLLLLDKKVADLRKQHGELLPARKIEELYSSLEKKHIEIYIQRSRRLYANTPMRKSLLTWTVSDLELVALADESLHGPDRVREQLRDIDEISPFPREGLPLVVQWCRAVKFKLAAFLVRIRDYPRYLFEIRDWELSGRLIGTEQDGQTRALRKEIVPLGQPWGDVTVLRNIPPLKFYYDFKSNISLYTIVWGPCWDPAWTLIGQSVDLLTKPTADPSPLLAWWDKSRLLLHGHWVMDIDQANLHQLATEDPYNTTENLHWEWSKLNFNWNPGHFVFKGDLDVNVRTASKYDDICFLRLPNLCMTLDLQWLCHGNPHDHHAVMVCSADNVADVTSGQPHDSYRAFRSENLNLSITMDLNQHPGREPCQPRILLYSSTLRWMQNFWATWTSVSRPICRGKLFHSLKPVRKKLSQHYKQMSYTAAFPQLQVHYWASFAQQRGIQVECNKGNVFTRGAQRLIPQAGTVMRRLISEWNVTQMISELSRVTVHLMASTWDETADHQINAQVKKTHLLSLSSLSYQRQSNRTEEEVNLKDECNASYTHKLRLVDLRASWTTTNRNIAFGLYDGYKKASVLKRNLSTEALKGLKIDTQLQTKKIKRSPSNYSPTTAPTTPVTPTVNRAEKSHSEGTSMLQKLIEETDKFVVFSEEDYGVSDQLCGIAACQTDDVYNRNWFIELVNCQMMLRGTETAGCVLVSAAKAQLLQCEHHPAWYNDTLKQKTTWTCLLDGMQYFATMEPNPSEQEDRQLWLEVKNIEEHRQRNLDSVLELMESGQAVGGMVSTTTDWNQPAQVNETQQVQRIISRCSCKMHYISYSHDINPELATQIKPPELRNNHEKEDLLKKQAGAVDTFTLIHYDLEISTNPVQYEMILDIVNNLLLHVEPRRKEHSEKKQRVRFQLEISSNPEEQRSSILHLQEAVRQHLAQIRRLEKQIYSNIRAQPEELSGDELVEINTQLQNQLNQEKNDMQMKSEELNILIRCFKDFQLQRANKLELRKPPEDVSVVRRTEIYFAQARWCLTEEDGQLGIAELELQRFMYSKLNKSDDTAEHLLELGWFSMNNLLPNAAYKRVRVVLRPQRICQSGRQFALRIFSKVRPPVGGISVKEHFEVNVVPLTIQLMYQFFKRMMGFFFPGRNVEEEEVTDEEDKFRLVTTGIPVKPRQSSEDTIGAMGPSKGVTQGLNRTTGVRRSFRKPPEHPVDDIDKMKERAAMNNSFIYIKIPQVPLCVSYKGEKSSVDWKDLNLVLPCLEYHNNTWTWLDFAMAVKRDSRKALVAQMIKEKLRLKPAAGSDVRGKVSEGKSDNGLQQQEEDEKARLLIGLSSSDKSSSKKSIFSRRK; this is encoded by the exons ATGTCTCTCCTGctgttttccttccttctcaTCCTGCTACTTGGGATTGTGTTGTTATGTCTCATTTTCAG GTGGCTCATATGCACTCTGGCTGTGCGCTTCTTCCACACTGCACTGAACGCTGATCTAAAGATCAAATCAGTGGGCTTGTTTTCTGTCCAAGGAGTTAGTATCCAGTTTCACCCACAGCATACTCTG GAAATTGACCGAATATGGATTTCAAGTAAACTTCTGAACCAGGATCTGCC gaGATACTTGGCGTTATGTGTGGGTGAAACCAGAGTCAGGTTTGACCTGCAGGCACCACTGAGCCCTCTGGTGAAGAAGAGCCATGAGAAAAAGCCGGGGAAGATTTCAATCAGCCCCACCAAGTTACGCTTTCTATCACAA ATGCTGTCCTTCCACATCAGTTCCATCAACGTGATGGTTGTGAACCTGGCTCTGTCGGAGTCTCTATGGCACATGACTATCGCAGGCATCACCCTTTTACTCGACCACCAGGGCAAAAG GTTAGCGTGGGACTTCTCTGTGGGGCAGCTGAGCAGTAAAGTTCTCAAAAACAGCCAGATG GACATCTGTTTGGCTGAAGTGGCCCTGAGTCTGCTGCTGTCTGGAGACGTGAGTCTGCCTGACATGAAACCAGGTTCTCTGTCCCTGAGTGTGAGGACGCTGATCGCAGAGCTGCACGAAGGCCTCTTCCTCAGCCACGTGCTACTTCCTGCTTCTCCATCAAAGACCGATCACGAAGCAAGTG ACAATGAAAGAACTGAGTTCATCCAGACTGAGGCTGTGGAACGCTTTCATCAGCTCATTCCCCACGACATCAGTGTGGAATTTGATAACACTAATGTAATCCTGTCCATGCACAGCCAGAAAAG ACACCTGAACTGGACTCTGAAGTCTCTGAAGGTCTCTTATGGACGTGGCTACGAGCAGCTTCATCTGAAGAACTTCACTCCTGAGCTGAGTTTTCCTCAGAGCAGCCTGGAGCTACGTTTAGAGG ATGGACTCCTTCTGTCTCAGAGTAGACAAAGAATCCTGTGTGTGAACAGTCTGAAGACGACACTGCAG gtGACATCCATTGACATTGCGGGGTCATTCACAGTCAGCACTTGCATCATCCACTACCGTCACCAGGAGTTCTCTCATTGGCTGAATCTATTTCCATGGGAACAGCTCATCCACAGGAAGGCAGCACATAAAAAGAG gcgCCTCCCTCACCTGGACGCTCCTGTCATGATCACATCCTCTGTGTCCAACGTCAACGTGTCCGTCCAGCTGGGAGACACGACGCCGTTCGCTCTGGGCTTCCTGTCTGCCAATGCAG AACTGCAGCATCTCCCCGACATCAAGGCTGAAGCAGAGAGTCCAGAGTCCCAGAATATCCACCAGCGTGCGTCGCTGTGCCTGGACAACTTCTGGTGGAGAGTCGGTCAAGGCTCTCACATCCAACAAGCTCCACACCCTCCTGGAAAACATGTGTGGGGAGAAGCTCTCATCTTAGACACTTTCACTCTTCAG GGCAGTTTCAACCGACCTCGCCTGGAGTTCAGCGGCCACCCTCCCAGTCTGAGTGTGGAGTCGCGTCTGAAGGGGCTTCAGGTGGAGCTTTCAGAGAcatgttctctgtgtctgtctcgtCTGCTGTCCCTCCTCTGTGTCCCTGGACTGACTGAACCACAGCAGTCACACGTAGCAGCAGTGACTCCCACTGCTGATGACAGTGCACAGAACATCCTGTCGTCACAGCCTCACCTGCTGTTTAAAGTGGACTGTTGTCTGGAGGAGGTTAACGTGTTCACACTCTCTAATCTGGCAG GTGCTGTGTCTTTGAGGATGGACACTGTGGGAGTGTTGAGCTCTGCAGAGagctcctctgtgtctctgcagggtTTGAGTTTGTCTGTGGTCAAAGTTCTCGCAGACAACATGGAAACATGCTGCCCTGCCTCGCAAACTCCCAACTCTGTGCTCAAACTCACCAACATAGCCTTCTCTTACCACCTCACCACTCACACCTTACAG GTTCAAAGTGAAGACAAGCTGATCGTCGAATGGACGCCTCCAGACCACATGGTGCTGTATCAGCACATGAGTGAAGCTCAGGCGTGTTGGCAGATGCTCCGTGGAGACGGTGGAGCGGACAGTCCAGTCGGAGCCGTGCAGAGTGAAGGTGTGACGGGTCAGAGTCGCgttctgtgtgtgcgcgtcgaACTGGGCTCCACTCGCCTGACGGCCCACGTCAGCGAGCAGAACTTTATTCTCCTGCACACGGAAGGCCTCTCCGTCTCCAAGCATGCTGGTTCCATGCACATACGCTCCCCGTCGCTGGTCTTCAACTTTGACGGCAACGACATCGTCACCTTTAAGAGTCTGGATGTGGAGGCTCACGCTGATCTGGCTGAGATGCAGCTGCACAGAGACGCTTTCCCTTTCCTCACTGCTCCACACAACCACATCTGGATTCTCACCTGTCCCTCCATGTCTGTCGAGTTCCCCTACCAGTACAACTTCTCCAACACCTTTGACAAGGCCATCAGTGTGCAGAAGTGGCTGAAGACACTCCATCGCTCTCCGAGCCACACACCCACAGTCCAGCGCCTCCCTCCAGATGTGGTCTTCAAAATCAGCCAGTTCTCCTTCGTCTTCCTGGACGACGTCTTTGAGATCAAGCTGCGCGACAACTACGAGCTGATGAAGGACGAGAACAAGGAGAGCGCCAAGCGTTTGCTGCTTCTGGACAAGAAGGTGGCAGACCTGCGCAAGCAGCACGGGGAACTCCTGCCCGCCAGGAAGATCGAGGAGCTGTACAGTTCACTGGAGAAGAAGCACATCGAGATCTACATCCAGCGCTCGCGGCGCCTCTACGCCAACACGCCCATGAGGAAGTCTCTGCTCACCTGGACGGTGTCAGACCTGGAGCTCGTCGCTCTGGCCGATGAGTCTCTGCATGGACCTGACAGGGTGAGAGAGCAACTGAGGGACATTGACGAGATCAGTCCCTTCCCCAGAGAAGGACTCCCCCTGGTGGTCCAGTGGTGCCGTGCAGTCAAGTTTAAACTGGCTGCATTTTTGG tgagAATTCGAGACTACCCTCGCTACCTGTTTGAGATCCGGGACTGGGAGCTGTCCGGGCGTCTCATCGGGACGGAGCAGGACGGACAGACGAGAGCTCTGCGGAAGGAGATCGTCCCACTCGGTCAACCGTGGGGAGACGTGACAGTCCTCAGGAATATACCACCACTCAAGTTCTACTATGATTTCAAAT CTAACATCTCTCTCTACACCATCGTGTGGGGGCCATGTTGGGACCCCGCCTGGACTCTGATCGGTCAGTCCGTCGACCTCCTGACCAAACCCACCGCTGATCCCTCTCCACTTCTAGCTTGGTGGGACAAGAGTCGTCTTCTGCTGCACGGACACTGGGTGATGGACATCGATCAGGCCAACCTTCATCAACTGGCCACAGAG GACCCttacaacacaacagagaaccTGCACTGGGAGTGGAGTAAACTGAACTTTAACTGGAACCCTggacactttgtttttaaaggagaCCTGGACGTTAACGTCAGGACGGCATCAAA ATATGATGATATCTGTTTCCTGCGTCTGCCCAACCTGTGCATGACCCTCGACCTCCAGTGGCTTTGCCATGGCAACCCCCATGACCACCACGCAGTCATGGTCTGCTCTGCAGACAATGTCGCAGACGTGACTTCAGGACAACCTCACGACTCCTACAGAGCCTTTCGCTCGGAGAACCTGAACCTTTCCATCACCATGGACCTGAACCAGCACCCTGGCAGAG AACCTTGTCAGCCCAGAATCCTGCTGTACAGCAGCACTCTGCGCTGGATGCAGAACTTCTGGGCCACGTGGACGAGCGTGTCGCGTCCGATCTGCAGAGGAAAACTCTTCCACAGCCTGAAGCCAGTGCGAAAGAAGCTGAGTCAGCACTACAAACAGATGTCGTACACGGCCGCTTTCCCTCAACTACAG GTGCATTATTGGGCCTCCTTTGCTCAGCAGAGAGGAATCCAGGTGGAATGCAACAAAGGCAATGTGTTCACTCGAGGGGCACAGAGACTTATTCCTCAAG CTGGCACTGTGATGAGGAGGTTGATCTCTGAATGGAATGTGACTCAGATGATCAGCGAGCTCTCACGGGTGACCGTCCACCTCATGGCCTCCACCTGGGATGAGACGGCCGACCACCAGATCAACGCTCAGGTGAAGAAGACTCACCTGCTCAGCCTGTCGTCTCTGAGCTACCAGCGTCAGAGCAACCGCACGGAGGAG GAGGTGAATCTGAAGGACGAGTGTAACGCCTCGTACACTCACAAACTGCGGCTGGTGGACCTGCGGGCTTCGTGGACCACCACCAACAGGAACATAGCCTTTGGGCTGTACGACGGTTACAAAAAGGCCTCGGTGCTGAAGAGAAATCTGTCCACTGAAGCTCTGAAGGGTCTGAAGATCGACACGCAGCTGCAGACCAAGAAGATCAAACGCTCTCCCTCCAACTACTCTCCCACCACGGCTCCCACCACACCTGTGACGCCCACTGTTAATCGAGCAGAAAAGAGTCACAGTGAAG GAACATCGATGCTCCAGAAACTCATCGAGGAAACAGACAAGTTTGTGGTGTTTTCAGAGGAAGACTATGGTGTCAGTGATCAGCTGTGTGGCATCGCAGCCTGTCAGACTGACGACGTCTACAACCGCAACTGGTTTATCGAGTTAGTCAACTGTCAG ATGATGCTGCGCGGCACAGAGACGGCAGGTTGTGTGTTGGTGTCCGCAGCGAAggctcagctgctgcagtgtgagcacCACCCCGCCTGGTACAACGACACCCTGAAGCAGAAGACCACCTGGACCTGTCTGCTGGACGGCATGCAGTACTTTGCCACCATGGAGCCCAACCCGTCTGAGCAGGAGGACAGACAGCTGTGGCTGGAG gTGAAAAACATTGAGGAACACCGTCAGCGTAACCTGGACTCAGTGCTGGAGCTGATGGAGAGCGGCCAGGCTGTGGGAGGGATGGTTAGCACCACCACAG ACTGGAACCAGCCAGCTCAAGTGAACGAGACTCAGCAGGTCCAGCGAATCATCTCCCGCTGTAGCTGCAAGATGCACTACATCAGTTACAGTCACGACATTAACCCGGAGCTGGCCACACAGATCAAACCACCAGAGCTGAGGAATAACCACGAGAAAGAAGACCTGCTGAAGAAGCAGGCTG ggGCTGTGGACACTTTCACCCTCATTCACTATGACCTGGAGATTTCCACAAACCCTGTTCAGTACGAGATGATCCTGGACATCGTCAACAACCTTCTGTTACACGTGGAGCCCAGACGCAAA GAGCACAGTGAGAAAAAACAGCGAGTGCGTTTCCAGCTGGAGATTTCCAGTAACCCAGAGGAGCAGCGCAGCAGCATTCTGCATCTGCAGGAGGCAGTGAGGCAGCACCTCGCTCAGATTAGACGCCTCGAGAAGCAGATTTACTCCAACATCAGG gCACAGCCTGAGGAACTGAGCGGTGATGAACTGGTGGAGATCAACACACAACTACAGAACCAGCTGAACCAGGAGAAGAATGACATGCAGATGAAGAGTGAAGAGCTCAACATCCTCATCAG gTGTTTCAAAGACTTCCAGCTGCAGCGAGCAAACAAGCTGGAGCTGCGTAAACCTCCGGAGGACGTGAGTGTGGTGAGGAGGACAGAGATCTACTTTGCTCAGGCTCGCTGGTGTTTGACTGAAGAGGATGGACAGCTGGGCATCGctgagctggagctgcagaGGTTCATGTACAGCAAA ctgaacaAGTCTGACGACACGGCTGAGCATCTGTTAGAGCTCGGCTGGTTCTCCATGAACAACCTGCTGCCCAACGCTGCCTACAAG CGTGTGAGG gtCGTTCTCCGTCCTCAGAGAATATGTCAGTCTGGACGTCAGTTTGCTCTGAGAATCTTCAGTAAAGTGCGCCCCCCAGTGGGTGGAATCTCTGTGAAGGAACACTTTGAG GTGAACGTGGTTCCTCTCACCATCCAGCTCATGTATCAGTTCTTCAAAAGGATGATGGGATTTTTCTTCCCTGGAAGAAacgttgaggaggaggaggtcactGATGAAGAGGACAAGTTCAGATTAGTCACCACTG GTATTCCTGTCAAGCCTCGGCAGTCGTCAGAGGACACCATCGGCGCCATGGGCCCCAGCAAAGGTGTCACCCAGGGACTGAACCGCACCACCGGGGTCAGGAGGTCGTTCAGGAAACCTCCGGAG CATCCTGTTGATGACATTGATAAGATGAAGGAAAGAGCAGCGATGAACAACTCCTTCATCTACATCAAGATCCCTCAGGTGCCGCTGTGCGTCAGCTATAAG ggAGAAAAGAGCAGTGTGGACTGGAAAGACCTGAACCTGGTGCTGCCGTGTCTGGAGTATCATAACAACACGTGGACTTGGCTGGACTTTGCCATGGCGGTGAAAAGAGACAGCAGGAAAGCACTGGTAGCACAG ATGATTAAAGAGAAGCTGCGTCTGAAGCCGGCCGCAGGCTCCGACGTCCGGGGGAAAGTGTCCGAGGGGAAGTCGGACAAcggtctgcagcagcaggaggaagacgAGAAAGCTCGACTCCTCATCGGCCTGAGCAGCTCAGACAAGAGCTCCAGCAAGAAAAGTATCTTCAGTCGACGCAAGTGA